Proteins encoded in a region of the Altererythrobacter ishigakiensis genome:
- a CDS encoding alpha-ketoacid dehydrogenase subunit beta produces MSTKAKTEVAAAAAGERRLNMIEAINDALDIMLERDDDVIIMGEDVGYFGGVFRCTAGLQEKHGKTRVFDTPISECGIIGVAVGMGAYGLRPVPEIQFADYIYPGLDQLISEAARLRYRSANDYIAPLTVRSPFGGGIFGGQTHSQSPEAIFAHVSGLKTVIPSTPYDAKGLLISAIEDNDPVIFFEPKRIYNGPFSGYYDKPVEPWKKHPQSVVPEGYYKIPLGKARHVTEGEALTVLAYGTMVHVAEAICEAKGIDADILDLRTIVPLDIEAIEASVEKTGRCLIVHEATRTAGFGAELSALVTERCFYHLEAPVERVTGFDTPYPHSLEWAYFPGPVRIGDAIDKILKD; encoded by the coding sequence ATGAGCACTAAAGCCAAGACAGAGGTTGCCGCGGCTGCAGCAGGCGAGCGCCGGCTCAACATGATTGAGGCGATCAATGACGCGCTCGACATCATGCTCGAACGCGATGATGACGTAATCATCATGGGTGAAGATGTCGGCTATTTCGGTGGCGTTTTCCGTTGCACCGCGGGCTTGCAGGAAAAGCATGGCAAGACGCGTGTATTTGATACGCCGATATCAGAATGCGGGATCATTGGCGTAGCAGTAGGGATGGGAGCCTATGGCCTTCGACCTGTGCCGGAAATCCAGTTTGCGGACTATATCTATCCGGGGCTTGATCAACTTATTTCAGAGGCGGCACGTCTGCGTTACCGCTCAGCGAATGATTACATTGCGCCTTTGACTGTACGCTCTCCATTCGGGGGCGGAATATTCGGCGGTCAAACCCACAGCCAGTCTCCCGAAGCAATCTTCGCTCATGTTTCAGGCCTCAAGACGGTCATACCCTCCACGCCATATGATGCAAAAGGCTTGTTGATTAGCGCAATCGAAGACAACGATCCTGTGATCTTCTTCGAGCCTAAGCGTATCTATAATGGGCCTTTCTCTGGTTATTACGACAAACCTGTCGAACCTTGGAAGAAGCACCCGCAAAGTGTGGTGCCTGAAGGCTATTACAAGATACCGCTCGGTAAAGCGCGCCATGTTACCGAAGGCGAAGCGCTGACCGTCTTGGCATACGGAACAATGGTTCATGTGGCAGAGGCAATCTGTGAGGCGAAGGGTATCGACGCCGATATCCTTGATTTGCGCACAATTGTCCCGCTCGACATTGAAGCAATCGAAGCTTCTGTTGAGAAGACCGGACGCTGCCTGATTGTTCACGAAGCAACCCGCACCGCCGGTTTTGGCGCTGAACTGTCCGCGCTGGTTACGGAGCGTTGTTTCTATCATCTCGAGGCTCCGGTTGAACGCGTGACCGGTTTCGACACACCATATCCGCACAGCTTGGAATGGGCCTATTTTCCGGGCCCGGTCCGTATAGGCGATGCGATCGACAAGATTTTGAAGGACTGA
- a CDS encoding thymidylate synthase: MASAKIPHTQGDTAHYEQQYLDLMRQIWEQGSEGVDRTGIGTRSIAGAMLRFDLAHGAMPLLTTKRVYWKTATREMLWFLTGETNIRPLVLQGVKIWNEWPHANFVRATGEQIALDEFVQRIADDEEFAAKWGDLGPVYGKQWVDWPTFRYRKDGLYEKGPGINQVAGVVESLRNNPGSRRHIIEGWNVAELDRMALPPCHKTYQFHVAEKHLNCLLYQRSCDVALGLPFNLWSAALLQRMLAQQTDLEPGELIWMGGDVHLYMNHEHLITEQLSREPSGNPTLEITRKPETIFDYSIDDFVVHDYTPQAPIKAPVAV; this comes from the coding sequence ATGGCCAGTGCTAAGATTCCCCACACTCAAGGTGATACGGCGCATTACGAGCAGCAGTATCTCGATCTGATGCGTCAGATATGGGAGCAAGGTAGTGAGGGGGTTGATCGGACGGGAATTGGCACGCGTTCCATTGCCGGCGCAATGCTGCGATTTGATCTAGCGCACGGTGCGATGCCTTTGCTTACAACCAAGCGCGTGTACTGGAAGACAGCCACGCGCGAGATGTTGTGGTTCCTAACCGGCGAAACCAATATCCGGCCGCTCGTTCTGCAAGGCGTGAAAATATGGAATGAATGGCCGCACGCCAATTTCGTCAGAGCGACGGGTGAGCAGATCGCGCTCGATGAGTTCGTGCAGCGGATCGCCGATGATGAGGAGTTCGCAGCGAAGTGGGGCGATCTGGGCCCGGTCTATGGCAAGCAATGGGTCGATTGGCCGACCTTTCGCTATCGCAAGGATGGTCTCTACGAGAAAGGGCCCGGCATTAATCAGGTCGCCGGGGTGGTAGAGAGCCTGCGGAATAATCCGGGCAGCCGCCGCCACATCATTGAAGGTTGGAATGTCGCCGAATTGGATAGGATGGCTCTGCCTCCTTGTCACAAGACGTACCAGTTTCATGTTGCCGAAAAGCACCTGAATTGTTTGCTCTATCAGCGCAGTTGTGACGTTGCGTTGGGCCTGCCTTTCAATTTGTGGTCGGCAGCCCTTCTGCAGCGAATGCTTGCGCAGCAAACAGACCTTGAACCGGGTGAGTTGATCTGGATGGGTGGGGACGTGCATCTCTACATGAATCACGAACATCTGATCACGGAACAGTTGTCTCGCGAGCCATCTGGTAATCCGACTCTTGAAATCACCCGAAAGCCAGAAACAATTTTCGACTACTCAATCGACGATTTTGTGGTTCATGATTACACGCCACAGGCTCCGATCAAGGCTCCTGTTGCGGTGTGA
- a CDS encoding DUF3429 domain-containing protein: MIRRLRELSPTRNHSNLSGQGTLGEFGYWSGMTTETLSRPARILGYAGLLPQAISLVLLLQGGEWGFIALAGGFAYAAIIFSFLGGVWWGQALLARRGDAIVYLIAVLPSLLALALFLPWTFGWQWPEPQLLCLGVLIALSPCIDRWLGLSDTVFMRLRWHLSLGLGTLTAALGLIGIEPV; this comes from the coding sequence ATGATCCGCAGATTGCGCGAACTGTCTCCAACGCGCAATCACTCAAATTTGTCAGGTCAGGGAACCCTTGGTGAATTTGGCTATTGGTCGGGCATGACCACCGAAACCTTATCGCGACCGGCTCGAATTCTTGGATATGCAGGACTGCTGCCACAGGCCATTTCGCTCGTGCTCCTTTTGCAAGGAGGGGAGTGGGGCTTCATCGCGCTGGCAGGAGGTTTCGCCTATGCGGCAATTATATTCAGCTTCCTGGGCGGGGTTTGGTGGGGGCAAGCTCTGCTGGCAAGGCGAGGTGACGCGATAGTCTATCTGATTGCGGTGTTGCCAAGCTTGCTGGCGCTAGCGTTGTTCTTGCCTTGGACTTTCGGGTGGCAGTGGCCTGAGCCACAGCTGTTATGTTTAGGCGTATTAATTGCATTGAGCCCTTGCATTGACCGCTGGTTAGGTCTTTCTGACACTGTTTTCATGCGGTTGCGATGGCATTTGTCGCTGGGACTGGGAACACTGACAGCGGCACTGGGCCTGATCGGGATTGAACCAGTTTGA
- a CDS encoding dihydrolipoamide acetyltransferase family protein: protein MAKFTFNMPDVGEGVAEAEIVEWHVKVGDTVSEDQHLVDVMTDKATIDIESPVDGVVTEVAGEVGDVIAVGSMLIVVEVEGEVPDEVEEAEEVAEEAAPELATQPEPAPEPEPKPEPAPAPASVPAETSAKILATPAVRKRARDLGIDLSEIKPAEDGRIRHGDLDQFLAYNTSGGFAPAGATREDEAVKVIGLRKRIAQNMSAAKRNIPHFTYVEECDVTELEHMRAQLNSARGAKPKLTMLPLLITAICKKLPEYPMINARYDDEAGVVTRHGSVHLGMATQTDNGLMVPVIKDAQAKNLWQLANEIGRLANSARDGSAKSDELSGSTLTVTSLGPLGGVATTPVINRPEVAIIGPNRIVERPMFVTGPDGQERIEKRKLMNISISCDHRVVDGYDAASFIQELKKLIETPVLLLSE from the coding sequence ATGGCAAAGTTCACATTCAATATGCCTGACGTAGGCGAGGGCGTGGCCGAAGCCGAGATCGTCGAGTGGCACGTCAAGGTTGGCGACACTGTGTCGGAAGACCAGCATCTCGTCGATGTGATGACCGACAAGGCTACGATTGACATCGAAAGCCCGGTTGATGGTGTAGTGACTGAAGTCGCTGGCGAAGTTGGCGACGTGATCGCGGTGGGCTCGATGCTCATAGTTGTTGAAGTCGAGGGCGAAGTGCCTGACGAGGTAGAGGAGGCTGAAGAGGTCGCTGAAGAAGCAGCACCCGAGCTAGCTACGCAGCCAGAGCCCGCGCCAGAACCGGAGCCAAAACCAGAACCTGCGCCAGCCCCGGCTTCAGTGCCTGCTGAAACCTCCGCAAAGATTCTTGCCACGCCTGCCGTTCGCAAGCGTGCACGCGACCTTGGCATCGATCTGTCCGAGATCAAACCCGCCGAAGATGGACGAATTCGCCACGGCGATCTGGATCAGTTCCTAGCCTACAACACTAGTGGTGGTTTTGCCCCAGCGGGCGCGACCCGCGAAGATGAGGCCGTCAAGGTCATCGGCCTGCGCAAGCGCATCGCGCAGAATATGTCTGCAGCGAAGCGAAATATTCCGCACTTCACCTATGTTGAAGAGTGCGATGTGACCGAGCTGGAGCACATGCGTGCTCAGCTGAACTCGGCTCGTGGTGCCAAGCCAAAGCTGACGATGCTGCCGCTTTTGATCACGGCGATCTGCAAGAAGCTGCCAGAATACCCAATGATCAACGCGCGTTATGATGACGAAGCAGGCGTGGTGACCCGCCATGGCTCGGTTCATCTCGGCATGGCAACACAGACCGACAACGGGCTGATGGTGCCCGTGATCAAGGATGCGCAGGCGAAGAACCTTTGGCAGCTTGCCAATGAAATCGGGCGGCTTGCCAATTCGGCGCGCGATGGTTCCGCCAAGTCGGACGAGCTTTCGGGATCGACCCTTACCGTCACCTCGCTTGGTCCTCTAGGAGGTGTTGCCACCACACCGGTTATCAATCGCCCCGAAGTTGCGATCATCGGTCCCAATCGCATTGTCGAACGCCCTATGTTTGTGACAGGGCCTGACGGGCAGGAGCGGATCGAAAAGCGCAAACTGATGAACATTTCGATCAGCTGCGATCACCGTGTCGTTGATGGATACGACGCGGCAAGCTTCATTCAAGAGCTCAAAAAGCTGATCGAAACGCCGGTTCTGCTCTTGAGCGAATAA
- a CDS encoding MBL fold metallo-hydrolase encodes MKRSVIWLAIIVILSAGAVWIFGQRWIGERVFDNAVAQRVGVDRTAELPDGLHVFVCGSGSPMPDANRAGPCIAVLAGRDGYIFDVGSGSDRKLGAMGFPMDRLQGTFLTHLHSDHFDGLGALMLQAWMAGGRDEPLPVYGPEGTDRLVDGLMQAYEIDRGYRIAHHGPEVARPTGFGGIATNIEENFTFERNGLSIRTLRVDHAPIDNAFAFRLDYEGRSVVISGDLKYSEEFARFSQDADVILHEALNPTMVGQLGETLAARGNTDGAKIMADIPDYHTSPEDAARVAQLAGAKALVLYHLVPAPPVRLIEPALLGDAEKHFDGRLELAEDGMLISLPAESQQVEIDQLL; translated from the coding sequence ATGAAACGTTCTGTAATCTGGCTCGCAATAATTGTCATTCTTAGCGCGGGCGCCGTATGGATTTTCGGCCAACGCTGGATTGGTGAACGGGTCTTCGACAATGCGGTCGCTCAAAGAGTCGGGGTAGATCGTACCGCCGAACTACCTGATGGCTTGCATGTGTTTGTATGCGGCAGCGGCTCGCCGATGCCAGATGCCAATCGCGCCGGCCCTTGTATTGCCGTCCTGGCAGGCCGCGATGGATATATTTTCGATGTGGGCTCGGGTTCCGATCGAAAACTAGGTGCGATGGGCTTTCCCATGGACCGTCTTCAGGGAACGTTCCTTACTCACTTGCATTCTGATCACTTCGATGGACTCGGAGCCTTGATGTTGCAGGCGTGGATGGCCGGTGGGCGCGACGAGCCGCTGCCAGTTTACGGTCCGGAAGGAACAGACCGCCTAGTAGATGGCCTGATGCAAGCTTACGAGATCGACCGAGGATACCGGATCGCACACCATGGACCAGAGGTTGCGCGGCCAACTGGCTTTGGCGGCATCGCAACGAACATCGAGGAAAACTTCACATTTGAGCGAAATGGCCTCTCAATTCGCACACTTCGGGTAGATCATGCGCCGATCGACAATGCGTTTGCATTTCGGCTCGATTACGAGGGTCGCTCAGTGGTGATCAGTGGCGATCTCAAATATTCCGAGGAGTTTGCTCGCTTCTCTCAAGATGCCGACGTCATCCTGCACGAAGCGCTCAATCCGACCATGGTGGGGCAACTGGGCGAAACTCTTGCTGCCCGCGGCAACACAGATGGCGCGAAGATCATGGCCGATATTCCAGACTACCACACTTCACCAGAGGACGCAGCGCGCGTGGCGCAGCTCGCCGGGGCGAAAGCTCTGGTTCTGTATCACTTGGTGCCCGCGCCGCCTGTGCGCTTGATCGAGCCCGCACTCCTGGGCGACGCTGAAAAGCACTTTGATGGCCGGTTGGAGCTTGCTGAAGATGGCATGCTGATCAGCTTGCCAGCGGAAAGCCAACAAGTCGAAATCGATCAGCTATTGTAG